A region of Constrictibacter sp. MBR-5 DNA encodes the following proteins:
- a CDS encoding amidohydrolase family protein yields MGHTVCIRNAAWVAAWDAPAGRHVYRRDIDVVFEDGLITHVGPDYSGFVDEAVDGRDLFVIPGLVDIHAHPTHEPSYKGIREEHGVPEMYMSGLFERGQAYKLDTEGRSAATEVAYAELLASGVTTLADLSAPFDGWLDLLGRSGMRVCVAPGYASARWKMENRQELKYAWDEAGGRRGFEAALRVIDAAEQHPSGRLSGMVFPAQLDTCTEDLLRDSIAAAADRNLPITTHAAQSVNEFLEMVKRHGTTPLQWAEKIGLLGPRTILGHAIFVDDHSWVHWHSRRDVAMLAESGASVAHCPTPFARYGQMLEDFGRYARAGINMGIGTDTSPHNILEEMRTAAVLARIAAENIDTVSTADILFAATVGGAKALGRDDIGRLAPGCRADIVLVDLTDPGMMPARDPLRSLVYTAAERAVRDVYVDGIKVVADRRVLTLDRRDAAGRLAQAQERMLRDVPNHDYAGRRADAITPLSLPLG; encoded by the coding sequence GGGTGGCGGCATGGGACGCGCCCGCCGGCCGCCATGTCTATCGCCGCGACATCGACGTGGTCTTCGAGGACGGGCTGATCACCCATGTGGGGCCCGACTACAGCGGCTTCGTCGACGAGGCGGTCGACGGGCGCGACCTGTTCGTCATACCCGGACTGGTCGACATCCACGCGCACCCGACGCACGAGCCATCCTACAAGGGCATCCGCGAGGAGCATGGCGTCCCCGAGATGTACATGTCCGGCCTGTTCGAGCGCGGACAGGCCTACAAGCTGGACACCGAGGGCCGCAGCGCGGCGACCGAGGTCGCCTATGCCGAACTGCTGGCGTCGGGGGTCACGACCCTGGCCGACCTGTCGGCGCCGTTCGACGGCTGGCTCGACCTGCTCGGGCGGAGCGGGATGCGCGTCTGCGTGGCGCCCGGCTATGCGTCCGCCAGGTGGAAGATGGAGAACCGCCAGGAACTGAAATACGCCTGGGACGAGGCGGGCGGACGGCGCGGCTTCGAGGCGGCGCTGCGGGTGATCGACGCCGCCGAGCAGCATCCGTCGGGCCGGCTCTCCGGCATGGTCTTCCCGGCGCAGCTCGACACCTGCACCGAGGACCTGCTGCGCGACAGCATCGCGGCGGCGGCAGACCGCAACCTGCCGATCACCACCCATGCGGCGCAGAGCGTCAACGAGTTCCTGGAGATGGTGAAGCGGCACGGCACGACGCCGCTGCAATGGGCGGAGAAGATCGGCCTGCTGGGGCCGCGGACGATCCTGGGCCATGCGATCTTCGTCGACGACCATTCCTGGGTGCACTGGCACAGCAGGCGCGACGTGGCGATGCTGGCGGAGAGCGGCGCCTCTGTCGCGCACTGCCCGACGCCCTTCGCGCGCTACGGCCAGATGCTGGAGGATTTCGGCCGCTATGCCCGCGCCGGGATCAACATGGGCATCGGCACCGACACGTCGCCCCACAACATCCTGGAGGAGATGCGGACGGCGGCGGTCCTGGCGCGGATCGCGGCGGAGAACATCGACACGGTGTCCACCGCCGACATCCTGTTCGCCGCCACCGTCGGCGGGGCGAAGGCGCTGGGGCGCGACGACATCGGGCGGCTGGCGCCGGGCTGCAGGGCGGACATCGTCCTGGTCGACCTGACCGACCCCGGCATGATGCCGGCGCGCGACCCGCTGCGCAGCCTAGTCTACACGGCGGCCGAACGCGCGGTGCGCGACGTCTATGTCGACGGGATCAAGGTGGTCGCCGACCGCAGGGTGCTGACGCTCGACCGGCGCGACGCCGCCGGGCGGCTGGCGCAGGCCCAGGAACGGATGCTGCGCGACGTGCCGAACCACGACTATGCCGGCCGCCGGGCCGACGCGATCACGCCCCTCAGCCTGCCGCTGGGCTGA
- a CDS encoding CoA transferase encodes MSDPAQPSALPMTGVRVLDVATFIAAPFAASILGEFGAEIVKIEQPGAGDPWRRYGTPSARDDSSLAWLTEARNKRSVTLDLRHPEGKALFLRLVADADVVCENFRPGTMEKWGLGYDALAAVNPGIVMLRVSGYGQTGPNRERPGFARIAHAFGGLTHLAGMPDGPPVTPGSTSLGDYMTGMYGAIGVLMALRARDATGRGQVVDVALYEPVFRVLDELAPAYAADGTVRGREGMGTANACPHGHFQCGDGRWVAIACTSDKMFARLAAAMGDRDLASEARFGRVQERLRRRDEVDGMVGDWARSMPRDRVMERCLAAEVPIGPIHSIDEIFQDPHFAARENLLRISDPEVGEVTIPGVVPRLSATPGRVARLGPALGEATDDVYRGLLGLTEAEVAALRAKGVI; translated from the coding sequence ATGAGCGACCCCGCCCAGCCCTCCGCCCTGCCGATGACGGGCGTGCGCGTGCTCGACGTGGCGACCTTCATCGCCGCACCCTTCGCCGCCTCGATCCTCGGCGAGTTCGGCGCGGAGATCGTGAAGATCGAACAGCCGGGCGCCGGCGACCCCTGGCGCCGCTACGGAACGCCGTCGGCGCGCGACGACAGCTCGCTCGCCTGGCTGACCGAGGCGCGGAACAAGCGGTCCGTGACCCTCGACCTGCGCCATCCGGAGGGCAAGGCGCTGTTCCTGCGGCTGGTCGCCGACGCCGACGTGGTCTGCGAGAATTTCCGGCCGGGCACGATGGAGAAGTGGGGCCTCGGCTACGACGCCCTCGCCGCGGTCAATCCCGGGATCGTCATGCTGCGCGTGTCGGGCTACGGCCAGACCGGTCCGAACCGCGAGCGGCCCGGCTTCGCCCGCATCGCCCACGCCTTCGGCGGCCTGACGCATCTGGCCGGCATGCCCGACGGCCCGCCGGTGACGCCGGGCTCGACCTCGCTCGGCGACTATATGACGGGCATGTACGGCGCCATCGGCGTGCTGATGGCGCTCCGGGCGCGCGACGCCACCGGCAGGGGGCAGGTGGTCGACGTCGCCCTCTACGAGCCGGTGTTCCGCGTTCTCGACGAACTCGCCCCGGCCTATGCGGCGGACGGCACGGTGCGCGGCCGCGAGGGCATGGGCACGGCCAACGCCTGTCCGCACGGCCATTTCCAGTGCGGCGACGGCCGCTGGGTCGCCATCGCCTGTACCAGCGACAAGATGTTCGCCCGGCTCGCCGCGGCGATGGGCGACCGCGACCTCGCCTCCGAGGCGCGCTTCGGCAGGGTGCAGGAACGGCTGCGCCGCCGCGACGAGGTCGACGGCATGGTCGGGGACTGGGCGCGCTCGATGCCGCGCGACCGGGTCATGGAGCGGTGCCTCGCCGCGGAGGTGCCGATCGGCCCGATCCACTCGATCGACGAGATCTTCCAGGATCCCCATTTCGCTGCCCGCGAGAACCTGCTGCGGATCTCCGATCCGGAAGTCGGCGAGGTGACCATTCCCGGCGTCGTTCCGCGCCTGTCGGCGACGCCCGGCCGCGTCGCGCGCCTCGGGCCGGCCCTCGGCGAGGCGACCGACGACGTCTATCGCGGCCTGCTCGGCCTGACAGAGGCGGAGGTCGCGGCGCTGCGCGCCAAGGGCGTGATCTAG
- a CDS encoding ABC transporter ATP-binding protein yields the protein MLVEARTTENGAAGAAHGTEPWTGQGRAPALRLEGVSKSFDLRGGERLEVLRGIDLNVAHGGIAALLGRSGCGKSTLLHIVAGLTEQDSGEVWIEGKPASTFRESGSVGYMFQDDRLLPWRTALNNVALSLEPGNMGRRARLDRAREMLEMVGLAGFENAYPNELSGGMRSRVALARSLAPRPGILLMDEPFSRLDAQTRSAMHAELVRLRDLLGMTVLFVTHDIEEAAVLAEQVTVLAPRPGRIVERFDLDRSPPPRDGTSPEAVETARALKAALGEPPAESDGAGH from the coding sequence ATGCTCGTAGAAGCCCGAACGACGGAGAACGGCGCGGCCGGCGCCGCACACGGAACGGAACCGTGGACGGGTCAGGGCCGAGCGCCGGCTCTGCGCCTGGAAGGCGTTTCCAAGAGCTTCGACCTTCGCGGCGGCGAACGGCTGGAGGTCCTGCGCGGCATCGACCTGAACGTCGCGCACGGCGGCATCGCCGCCCTGCTCGGCCGGTCGGGCTGCGGCAAGTCCACCCTGCTGCACATCGTCGCCGGCCTGACCGAACAGGATTCCGGCGAAGTCTGGATCGAGGGCAAACCGGCGTCGACGTTCCGCGAGAGCGGCTCCGTCGGCTACATGTTCCAGGACGACCGCCTGCTGCCCTGGCGCACCGCGCTCAACAATGTCGCCCTCTCCCTGGAGCCCGGGAACATGGGGCGGCGCGCGCGCCTGGATCGGGCGCGCGAGATGCTGGAGATGGTCGGCCTCGCCGGGTTCGAGAACGCCTATCCGAACGAACTGTCGGGCGGCATGCGCAGCCGCGTCGCGCTGGCGCGCAGCCTGGCGCCGCGGCCCGGCATCCTGCTGATGGACGAGCCCTTCTCGCGGCTCGACGCGCAGACGCGGTCGGCGATGCACGCCGAACTGGTGCGGCTGCGCGACCTGCTCGGCATGACGGTGCTGTTCGTGACGCACGACATCGAGGAGGCGGCGGTCCTGGCCGAACAGGTGACGGTGCTGGCACCGCGGCCGGGGCGCATCGTCGAACGGTTCGACCTGGACCGCTCGCCGCCGCCGCGCGACGGCACGTCGCCGGAAGCGGTGGAAACCGCGCGGGCGCTGAAGGCCGCACTGGGCGAACCGCCCGCCGAGAGCGACGGCGCCGGGCACTAG
- a CDS encoding ABC transporter substrate-binding protein has protein sequence MKFRTIAAAVLALSAGTLAAGATTATAEPLRVAYWSSGFSLGFGAVLEQEKFLEKEGVEATYRKFSEVAAPAQAVLNGDVDVAFAAPAAAAFNLGQQGAPIRVILATQILEGRIVVPADSPIKTPKDLAGKKVGMSRPGSSTHAVATTLLKTLYDVSTNDYAVVPGNEGQLAQLIARGDIDAAALRNVTIAQIAKGSVRSIADIVPDWKKMTKGDAPPILAVALTRADVVEKRPEDLAALVKAMRAATAWGSANPEGVAEHLVKAANMDADAARNYAELWDVIYTSSLAPEDVAALKAENRIFVDSGATKGMAPDTLYATGPFEKATAGK, from the coding sequence ATGAAGTTCAGGACAATCGCCGCTGCGGTCCTCGCACTGTCGGCCGGGACGCTCGCGGCCGGCGCCACCACCGCCACCGCCGAACCGCTGCGCGTCGCCTACTGGAGCAGCGGCTTCAGCCTCGGCTTCGGGGCCGTGCTGGAACAGGAGAAGTTCCTGGAGAAGGAAGGGGTCGAGGCGACCTACCGCAAGTTCAGCGAGGTCGCCGCACCGGCCCAGGCCGTGCTGAATGGCGACGTCGACGTCGCCTTCGCGGCGCCCGCCGCCGCCGCCTTCAACCTGGGTCAGCAGGGCGCCCCGATCCGGGTGATCCTGGCGACGCAGATCCTGGAAGGCCGGATCGTCGTGCCGGCGGACAGCCCGATCAAGACGCCGAAGGACCTGGCCGGCAAGAAGGTCGGCATGTCCCGTCCGGGCAGTTCGACGCACGCGGTCGCCACGACCCTGCTGAAGACGCTCTACGACGTCTCGACGAACGATTATGCGGTCGTGCCCGGTAACGAGGGGCAACTCGCCCAGTTGATCGCACGGGGCGACATCGACGCGGCCGCCCTGCGCAACGTGACGATCGCGCAGATCGCCAAGGGCAGCGTGCGATCGATCGCCGACATCGTGCCCGACTGGAAGAAGATGACCAAGGGCGACGCGCCGCCGATCCTCGCGGTGGCCCTGACGCGCGCCGACGTGGTCGAGAAGCGGCCGGAAGACCTCGCCGCCCTGGTCAAGGCGATGCGCGCCGCGACGGCGTGGGGCAGCGCCAATCCCGAAGGGGTGGCCGAGCATCTGGTGAAGGCCGCCAACATGGACGCCGACGCCGCCCGCAACTACGCCGAGCTCTGGGACGTCATCTACACGTCCTCCCTGGCCCCGGAAGACGTCGCCGCCCTGAAGGCGGAGAACCGGATCTTCGTCGACTCCGGCGCCACGAAGGGCATGGCGCCCGACACGCTCTACGCCACGGGGCCGTTCGAGAAGGCCACCGCCGGCAAGTGA
- a CDS encoding ABC transporter permease has protein sequence MTSASTSPTSANAGATPGLSTFVPALQRLGLLAFILAIWWVGSLNTPAYVLPGPLAVAQAVGDLAGTETFLVDIGATLGRVATGFGIALIVGVPLGIVFGANRTIGNFFEPLLPILNTVSSAIWAIFAMLWFGLSDMATIFVVLMTAMPLIITNTWQGTRNVSPELVEVAESLRFGRTAILRKIYLPSILPHIFSGSRLAFAFGWRVSLVAETLGASSGVGYRLRQAADLFQADQVFAWTVLIISMMVAVEVGIFRPAERYLFRWQKARSV, from the coding sequence ATGACGAGCGCAAGCACGTCCCCGACGAGTGCAAACGCGGGGGCGACGCCGGGCCTGTCGACATTCGTCCCGGCGCTTCAGCGCCTGGGGCTGCTCGCCTTCATTCTCGCGATCTGGTGGGTCGGCTCGCTCAACACGCCGGCCTATGTCCTGCCCGGACCGCTCGCGGTGGCGCAGGCGGTCGGCGATCTGGCCGGCACGGAAACCTTCCTCGTCGACATCGGCGCCACCCTGGGTCGCGTCGCGACGGGGTTCGGGATCGCGCTGATCGTCGGCGTGCCGCTGGGCATCGTGTTCGGCGCGAACCGCACGATCGGCAATTTCTTCGAGCCGCTGCTGCCGATCCTGAACACCGTCTCGTCGGCGATCTGGGCGATCTTCGCCATGCTGTGGTTCGGCCTGTCCGACATGGCGACGATCTTCGTCGTGCTGATGACGGCGATGCCGCTGATCATCACCAACACCTGGCAGGGGACGCGCAACGTCAGCCCGGAACTGGTCGAGGTGGCCGAGTCGCTGCGCTTCGGCCGGACGGCGATCCTGCGCAAGATCTACCTGCCGTCGATCCTGCCGCACATCTTCTCCGGGTCGCGGCTGGCCTTCGCCTTCGGCTGGCGCGTCAGCCTGGTCGCCGAGACGCTGGGCGCCTCCAGCGGCGTCGGCTATCGCCTGCGCCAGGCGGCGGACCTGTTCCAGGCCGACCAGGTATTCGCGTGGACGGTGCTGATCATCTCGATGATGGTCGCGGTCGAGGTCGGCATATTCCGGCCGGCGGAGCGCTATCTGTTCCGGTGGCAGAAGGCGCGGAGCGTTTAG